In one Saimiri boliviensis isolate mSaiBol1 chromosome 21, mSaiBol1.pri, whole genome shotgun sequence genomic region, the following are encoded:
- the LOC120361055 gene encoding uncharacterized protein C2orf27A-like, translating into MASAWSSSLSTRKGNGRAQQFGMAAADELQQSQSPAPCAAIQDLPGLADEAMPAPGEEPPSGTELELEAAPEPSCPCPKELPDIVAPALDTGLSPGAESMTGARGGNKRAVKCSG; encoded by the exons ATGGCAAGTGCATGGAGCAGCTCTCTGAGCACCAGGAAAGGAAATGGCCGTGCGCAGCAGTTTGGGATGGCCGCAGCAGATGAACTTCAACAGAGTCAGT ctCCTGCTCCATGTGCAGCAATACAGGACCTTCCAGGGCTAGCTGATGAGGCCATGCCAGCACCAGGGGAAGAGCCCCCTTCAGGGACAGAGCTGGAGCTAGAGGCAGCTCCAGagccctcctgcccctgccctaaGGAGCTGCCTGACATTGTGGCACCTGCTCTAGACACTGGCCTCAGCCCTGGAGCTGAAAGCATGACTGGAGCAAGAG GTGGCAATAAAAGGGCTGTAAAGTGCTCAGGATGA